A window from Vicinamibacteria bacterium encodes these proteins:
- a CDS encoding multicopper oxidase domain-containing protein produces MSRLFCSLAGAAIFLASPLCELAQSADNASITPRPVAPVPNPCSRFQAGSVVQQPPALFSSDGVLNVRFSYQQTTDSKGRLLHCFMTDTGIEEPTLHVNPGDTLNITVTNNTPASDLGEVFNSPTCGDTTVEFTPPATGITSIGSSTNIHYHGTNVTPQCGGDNVTRTLINSGSTFQYSFSFPLDEPPGLYWYHPHVHGLAERDLLGGASGALVVSGIQNVQPAVQGLRSNILVLRDQPQLNGLAEAGGNCGNGVPFQDLSVNYVPVDSYQQPDGTVTFVPAVLQMERGETQFWRVTNSTADTILDLEVDYDGVPQTLRIVGIDAVPVNSQDGTQPGELIRVTHFRLPVASRVEFLVKAPAPTVKVAQLVTANINTGPQGDCDPTRPIFNIALTGTGELRRAAADDRLGAFTHLSTSQRRFGGLSEAPVSATRVFLFSENQPTQFFITQVSAGQKETVFDNNNPPAVVTTQGSVEKWIVQNNAQENHEFHMHQIHFKVLSQDNFEANGNHPAPGIKGQYLDMIEVPYWDKTASPVPPLPQVQLLMDFRGMDVGDFVYHCHILSHEDLGMMAIIRVNPRE; encoded by the coding sequence ATGAGCAGACTCTTCTGCAGTTTGGCTGGGGCAGCGATCTTTCTGGCGTCGCCCCTTTGCGAACTCGCTCAGAGCGCTGACAACGCCAGCATCACCCCTAGACCCGTCGCGCCCGTTCCCAACCCATGCTCGCGCTTCCAGGCCGGCAGCGTGGTTCAACAGCCGCCCGCCTTGTTCAGCTCCGACGGAGTGCTGAACGTCAGGTTCTCTTACCAGCAGACGACAGATTCGAAGGGTCGGCTGTTGCATTGCTTCATGACCGACACCGGTATCGAGGAACCAACGTTGCATGTGAATCCAGGGGATACCCTGAACATCACGGTCACCAACAACACCCCTGCGTCAGATCTAGGGGAGGTCTTCAATTCTCCTACTTGCGGAGACACCACGGTCGAGTTCACTCCGCCTGCCACCGGCATCACGTCAATCGGTTCTTCCACGAACATCCACTATCACGGCACCAACGTGACACCCCAGTGCGGCGGCGACAACGTGACTAGAACGCTGATCAACTCAGGCAGCACTTTCCAGTACAGCTTTTCGTTCCCGTTGGACGAGCCCCCCGGCCTCTACTGGTACCACCCGCACGTTCACGGCCTAGCCGAGCGCGATCTTCTGGGCGGGGCCTCGGGAGCCCTGGTAGTCTCCGGAATCCAGAACGTGCAGCCCGCCGTCCAGGGACTGCGCTCGAACATTCTGGTACTTCGCGACCAACCACAGTTGAACGGCTTGGCAGAAGCCGGAGGCAACTGCGGCAATGGCGTTCCTTTCCAGGACCTGAGCGTGAACTACGTGCCCGTTGACTCCTACCAGCAGCCGGACGGCACCGTTACTTTTGTCCCCGCCGTTCTCCAGATGGAAAGGGGCGAAACACAGTTCTGGCGCGTTACCAACAGTACGGCGGACACCATCCTCGACCTGGAAGTCGACTATGACGGGGTTCCGCAGACCCTGCGTATCGTGGGGATCGACGCGGTGCCCGTGAACTCGCAGGATGGCACCCAACCCGGCGAACTGATCAGGGTGACCCACTTCCGGCTGCCCGTTGCCTCGCGGGTCGAATTCCTGGTCAAGGCGCCCGCTCCCACAGTGAAGGTGGCGCAGCTGGTGACCGCAAACATCAATACCGGACCCCAGGGCGACTGTGACCCCACCCGGCCCATCTTCAACATCGCCTTGACGGGCACGGGAGAACTGAGGCGGGCCGCCGCCGATGATAGGCTGGGGGCCTTCACGCATTTGAGCACCAGCCAGCGGCGGTTCGGCGGACTCAGCGAAGCGCCCGTGTCTGCTACGCGTGTTTTCCTGTTTAGCGAAAACCAGCCGACCCAGTTTTTCATTACGCAGGTGAGCGCGGGCCAGAAGGAAACGGTCTTCGACAACAACAATCCCCCGGCGGTCGTAACCACCCAAGGGTCCGTGGAGAAATGGATCGTTCAAAACAATGCCCAGGAAAACCATGAATTCCACATGCACCAGATTCACTTCAAGGTTCTCTCCCAGGACAACTTCGAGGCCAACGGAAACCACCCGGCGCCGGGCATCAAGGGTCAGTACCTGGACATGATCGAAGTACCATATTGGGACAAGACGGCAAGTCCAGTGCCACCGCTTCCTCAGGTGCAGCTGCTCATGGACTTCCGCGGGATGGACGTTGGAGATTTTGTCTATCACTGCCACATCCTCTCCCATGAAGACCTGGGCATGATGGCGATTATCCGTGTGAACCCCAGGGAGTAA